The following proteins are co-located in the Cyprinus carpio isolate SPL01 chromosome B19, ASM1834038v1, whole genome shotgun sequence genome:
- the LOC122140713 gene encoding gastrula zinc finger protein XlCGF8.2DB-like encodes MASVKEESEDIKIEDAISVKQEDTEEQTDLMLLKEESEVLDEMKEKDQYKKHHDIVTEEISKKNSSQKSNFTCQQCEKCFSSKGNLKRHIDAHSGEKPYACQQCGKCFNKKATLKGHMSIHTREKPYTCPQCGNCFTQQGNFNRHMRVHTGEKPYACKLCEKSFTTKLNLTDHINSHTGETPFTCDQCGRSFRYKVTLKRHMKVHLRESSFTCHQCGMSFSDSKNLTNHVITHTGEKTIHVPSCGKTCSNNTILAVHMRIHTGEKPFTCPQCGKSFRSIANFQTHMRVHTEKAYICPHCGNSFRFIGNLQTHMRIHTGERPYMCLECDESFSYKRDLKHHLLTHSGKEF; translated from the coding sequence ATCTGATGCTgctgaaagaggagagtgaagtactagatgaaatgaaagaaaaagatcaGTATAAGAAACATCATGATATTGTAACTGAAGAAATATCTAAAAAGAATTCCTCACAAAAGAGtaatttcacctgccaacagtgtgagAAGTGTTTCTCTTCAAAAGGAAACCTGAAACGCCACATTGACGCTCactctggagagaagccttacgcctgccagcagtgtggaaagtgtttcaatAAAAAAGCAACCCTTAAAGGCCACATGAGTATTCACACTAGAGAAAAGCCTTATAcgtgccctcagtgtggaaactGTTTCACGCAGCAAGGAAActttaacaggcacatgagagttcatactggagagaagccttacgcCTGCAAACTGTGTGAAAAGAGCTTTACAACAAAACTAAACCTTACGGATCATATAAACAGTCACACTGGTGAGACGCCAtttacatgtgatcagtgtggaaggaGCTTCCGATATAAGGTAACCCTTAAAAGGCACATGAAGGTTCACTTAAGAGAGAGCAGTTTTACATGTCATCAGTGTGGAATGAGTTTCTCAGACAGCAAAAACCTTACGAATCATGTGAttactcacactggagagaaaaccATACATGTGCCTTCATGTGGAAAGACTTGCTCAAACAATACAATTCTTGCtgttcacatgagaattcacactggagagaagcctttcacctgccctcagtgtggaaagagcttcagatCTATAGCAAACTTTCAgactcacatgagagttcacacagaGAAAGCTTACATCTGCCCTCATTGTGGAAACAGCTTTAGATTTATTGGAAACTTACAgactcacatgagaattcacacaggagagaggcCTTACATGTGTCTTGAGTGTGACGAGAGTTTCTCATATAAGAGAGACCTGAAACATCATCTGCTAACTCACTCTGGAAAGGAATTCTAA